The following nucleotide sequence is from Acidimicrobiia bacterium.
GGCGAGGACGCTTTCCCTGAAGATATCCGGAATCGACACATCGTATCCGATACCGACGGTGATGATGAAGTTGACCGCGACGATGGCACCGACAATTGACCCGGCGACCAGCCCCACGATCACATCAAAGGTCCGTGTTCGGTCCCGCGTCATGGTTCGATGGTAGGCCCGCAACCAACCATCTTGTTCCAGGTGCACATCACCGTCGCGTCAGGAGCTGCACGCCGGGGGTGTCGAGGATCGAGAATCGTCGACCGCTCACGATCCGGATGGCAAGATCGCGATCGAGAACCTCGCCGACAAGCCCGTCACGGTCGAACACGATCCACCGGTCGAAGATTCGCGTGAACTCCCGGTCGTGGGTGATGGCGATCTGGGTCGCGTCGAGGTCGAGCAGCACGCGCTCGATCACCTCGATCGACTCGAGGTCGAGGTTGTCGGTCGGTTCGTCGAGGAACAACAGGTTGGGGGCTTGCCGCTCGAGGAAGATCAGCTGAATCCGTGCCTTCTGTCCCCCGGAGAGCTCCGTGTACTTGTGACGATCGTGACGGGCAAGCCCGTAGCGCCCAAGGGTCGAGCGAATGACCTGGTCGTTGGGGAACTCCCGCCCAAGGATCGTCCTGAGGTCACCGCTGTTGTCCGGGAGGGTGTTCTCCTGCGAGAAGTAGCCACGGACAGCATTCGGCCCATATCGCACCGACGCCCCTTCGCTGAGCTCGTCGGCGATGAGCATCTTGAACAGCGACGACTTCCCGACACCGTTCTCCCCCAGGAGCGCGACCCGATCGCCGTGGTAGACCTTGAGATCGAATGGCAAGATGAGGTCGGGCACCTCGAGGTTCTCGATCCGTATCGCTTCCTTTCCTGCCCGCGACCCTGAGAATCGCGGTGAGATCTCCCGTTCAGGTGGCGGCAACTCGGGCGGTCCGGCCTCGCGGAACCGCAACCAGCGGGCCTCCGCCACCCGGGCGCGTTGTGCGGCGGCCTCGCTGCTGTGCGCCCGGACCTGCCACTGGCGATAGTCGCGTTGGAGTCGTCGCTCCTCCCGTTCCCACAGCGACAGATCCTTGACGAGGCGTTCGATATGTGCCCGGCGGGCCTTGCGGAAGGTGCGGTAGTTCCCCGCATGGGTCCACGAACCGTTGTGTTCGAGAACAACCATCCGATCCACCGCGTTCGACAGCAGGATCCGATCGTGGGACACCATCAAGACGGTCTTGGAGATCCGTTGTAGCTCAGCCTGGAGCCAGTTCTTCGAGAACAGGTCGAGGTAGTTGTCGGGCTCGTCGAGGACAAGTGTCGGGACGGACGACAGGAGGTACGAACGCAGGATGATGGCCTTGCGTTCACCGCCCGACAGCTCGCGCAGGAGCCTCGGGCCGGCATCGACGAGCCGCTGACCGAGCACCGCCGAGGTGATCTGATCCCATGAGCCCTCCTCCTTGTATCCCCCGAGGTGCTGCCACTGCTCGAGGGTGTCGCCGAGGTCTGTGCCGACATCGTTGCCTTCGGCGATGTCCCGGTAGAGGCGTTGGAGGTCCGTGTGCAGTTGCTTGAGGGACGCCGGAAGGGACAAGGCGAGGGCGTCGCGGACGGTGGCTGACTCCTCATCATCGAAGCCAGGGTTCTGTCGCATGTAGGCGACTTCGGTGTCGGAACGGATCGTGCCATCGGCCAATTCGAGTTCGCCTGCGATCAGGTTGAGAATCGTCGTCTTTCCGACACCGTTCGGACCGACGAGCGCGGTGACCGACCCGGTCGGGACCCTGAACGACAGCTCGTCGATCACAGGGGTTCCGTCCGGGTAGAAGAACACGGCGTTGGCGACCTCAATGGCCATGAAGCTCCTCAGGAATTGTGGACGATCGCGTGGCGAGAGGGCCCGTCACTCGGTCTGTGGGTGCCTACCCTCGGCATCGTCGCGAACGGTGCCTGCATCGAACACCTCGACCAGCAGATAGATGATCCCACCAACCGGCATGGTCACGACAATGAACAGGATCCATGCCCAGCGCGGAATGAACCGCGGCGCGTTCGTCAGTACATGCCAGAGGCACCACGCGGTCAGCAGCAACACAGCTGCAAAGATCGGAATCCAAGCGACGAAGTTCATGACCCACTCCAAGCGTCCACCACCAAGCCTACGGTCAACGCGTACCCAGGGTTCCCGTTCAACGAAAAGGTCACATGTGGCCCACGGTACGGGCGCTTCAGTCGGTGCTTCGGAGCGTGGGAACGCACACACCTCCGCTGGATACCCTGGGCACGCGCCACACCTTCTGACTGGAGATCAGGCTCATTCACTGATCAAGGTGGTGTCCGGCTGGTAGGTCGACCACGCGAACCAGAAGGTGTCGAGATGGGGAATCCGCTCGAGGCGATGCCCCGCCAATGGGCCTCCGATAGCCTCGCCAGCGATCGTCCACAGAGAGCCGGTCTGTGCATCGTGGAATCCGGAACCCATCGCCTCAAAGGTGAGCGTGGTCCCGTCGAGTTCGGCGCGAAAGACGCCGACGGACCCGACATCCCGCCCGGCGTCAACCTTGTTGCCCTCAAGCGCCGATGCCTGGCCCGCTTTCCACAGGATCACGATGTCGGTCGTGCCGACGACGGTATTCGTCGCGTGCGCCTCTCCCCCATCGATAGCTGAGACCGCGAACGCGACAGAGGTGTTCTCCAGTTCGACACCGACGACGCGCTGCATGGCGCTCGCGCGGTTGTCGAGTGATCCCCGGAACAGGAAAGGATCACCGTCAGGCGTGTCGTAGCCCGAGTACGGATTGCGACCGTAGTCACGGTTGAATCCGGCGCTCTCCCAATCCAACACACTCCCTTCCGGGTACGACTCGACAAAGTCGGACCACGCGAGCAGCGGCGACGGATGCTCCACGAGTTCGACTCCCGTGAGCATGCCGACGACGGCCATCCCGTTGAAATGCGTCCACAGCGACTCGGTGGCTCGGTCGTACATCACGAGAGCCGAAGCGAACAGCTTTCCGGATGTCCCGAATGTGGTCGTCTGCCCGTCGATGGTCCGCTCGTAGGTCGCCGCCGAATTGCAGAGTGGGCAGTAGGTCACGGTTACCGGTACACCACCGACCGTATCGTTGGCGATCTCGTGCCAAACCATCGCCCTCACCGGATAAGCCCGAGCATCACCATTGATGTCGAGGGCGATCACCGCCTCTTCCGCGGGAAGCAACTCGGGATTCTCCGCGACCGAGATGAACGATGGCTCGTCGATCGGTGGAATACCGTCAGGCGGAGGACCCCCCGAGATGATGGCATCGACATCGACAAGCGGAGTCGGGAACTCCTCAGCGTATGGTGAATCCAGGGCGCTGGGCCCCTGCGGGAATCCGTCACCCGGAGCGTCTCCATTCGGGTCACTCGTCGAGGGCCGAGGGTTTGACTCAGGCACAGCGGTCGTTGTCGACGCGTCACCGCGTTCTGTGGTGGCTCCGCAAGCAGCAGTCAGGGCTGCCAACACCGCAACCAGAGCCCATGTTCGTAACACTGGAGACACAACGACCACATCCTTCGAATGCCTCACACTGTCCCAACACCCGTCGTGGGATTCTCGTTCCCAATCCGACCGCATGCATCCGCAACGCCACCCCCCTCGGCGACTGATTCCGTGGGCCAGAACGCACCCTTTCGTTGAACGGGAACCCGGGGTTCGCGTTCACACTACGGTTCCGCCATGGAGTACCGAACCGTTGCCTACACGCCCATGCCCGTGCCGGACGAGGACCGTGTCGCGTTGGCGAGGGCGACCTACGAAGAGATGGACCGGCGACGGTCTGTCAGGCACTTCTCCGATCGTGATGTCCCACGCGAGATGATCGACTATGCGATCCTCGCTGCGTCGACCGCGCCCTCAGGCGCACACATGCAACCGTGGACATTTGTGGTCGTCGGCGATCCGGCGACCAAGCACGAGATCCGCCTTGCTGCCGAAAAGGAGGAACGAGAGAACTACGACGGTGGCAGACTTCCGCCGCATTGGCGCAAGGACCTGGCACCGCTCGGGACGGACGCAAACAAGGAGTTCCTTGATGTCGTCCCGTGGATCATCGTGGTGTTCGAGCAGCGCTACGGCACGCGCCCGAACGGCGAAAGACAGCATCACTACTATGTCAAGGAGTCCGTCGGGATCGCTTGTGGGATGTTCATCGCCGCCCTGCACCGGATGGGCCTGTCAACGCTCACGCACACCCCGAGCCCGATGCTATTCCTCAAGAAGCTGCTGCACCGGCCTGACAACGAACGGCCGTTCATCCTGTTCCCCGTCGGCTACGCGGCAGACCATTGCCTCGTGCCTGACCTCACCCGCAAGACCCTCCCGGAGGTTGCGGTGATGGTCGGCGGCATGTGACGCTCGCACCGGATCTGCCTACTCGGCGAGGTTCACACGAATGCGGCGGAAGCCTCTCCCCTTGTTCTCGGCTTTGGGAATCGTCACCTCGCCGACCTCCCCCGTCTCACCGACATGCGTACCGCCGTCGGCCTGCCGGTCGAGTCCGACGATGTCGATGACCCGGACCTCGGTGAGGCTCTTCGGGAGGAGGTTCACCTTTGTCCTGATGAGCGACGGATCGGCATCGGCGGCATCCCTCGACAGAAACGACACCGTCACATCCCGGCGGCGCGCAAGCTCGGCGTTCAGGTCGACCTGCACGAGCGGCAGATCGTCGGCGGACCAATTCGGGATATCAAAATCGAGCCT
It contains:
- a CDS encoding DUF3179 domain-containing protein; its protein translation is MPESNPRPSTSDPNGDAPGDGFPQGPSALDSPYAEEFPTPLVDVDAIISGGPPPDGIPPIDEPSFISVAENPELLPAEEAVIALDINGDARAYPVRAMVWHEIANDTVGGVPVTVTYCPLCNSAATYERTIDGQTTTFGTSGKLFASALVMYDRATESLWTHFNGMAVVGMLTGVELVEHPSPLLAWSDFVESYPEGSVLDWESAGFNRDYGRNPYSGYDTPDGDPFLFRGSLDNRASAMQRVVGVELENTSVAFAVSAIDGGEAHATNTVVGTTDIVILWKAGQASALEGNKVDAGRDVGSVGVFRAELDGTTLTFEAMGSGFHDAQTGSLWTIAGEAIGGPLAGHRLERIPHLDTFWFAWSTYQPDTTLISE
- a CDS encoding nitroreductase family protein — translated: MPVPDEDRVALARATYEEMDRRRSVRHFSDRDVPREMIDYAILAASTAPSGAHMQPWTFVVVGDPATKHEIRLAAEKEERENYDGGRLPPHWRKDLAPLGTDANKEFLDVVPWIIVVFEQRYGTRPNGERQHHYYVKESVGIACGMFIAALHRMGLSTLTHTPSPMLFLKKLLHRPDNERPFILFPVGYAADHCLVPDLTRKTLPEVAVMVGGM
- a CDS encoding ATP-binding cassette domain-containing protein, whose amino-acid sequence is MAIEVANAVFFYPDGTPVIDELSFRVPTGSVTALVGPNGVGKTTILNLIAGELELADGTIRSDTEVAYMRQNPGFDDEESATVRDALALSLPASLKQLHTDLQRLYRDIAEGNDVGTDLGDTLEQWQHLGGYKEEGSWDQITSAVLGQRLVDAGPRLLRELSGGERKAIILRSYLLSSVPTLVLDEPDNYLDLFSKNWLQAELQRISKTVLMVSHDRILLSNAVDRMVVLEHNGSWTHAGNYRTFRKARRAHIERLVKDLSLWEREERRLQRDYRQWQVRAHSSEAAAQRARVAEARWLRFREAGPPELPPPEREISPRFSGSRAGKEAIRIENLEVPDLILPFDLKVYHGDRVALLGENGVGKSSLFKMLIADELSEGASVRYGPNAVRGYFSQENTLPDNSGDLRTILGREFPNDQVIRSTLGRYGLARHDRHKYTELSGGQKARIQLIFLERQAPNLLFLDEPTDNLDLESIEVIERVLLDLDATQIAITHDREFTRIFDRWIVFDRDGLVGEVLDRDLAIRIVSGRRFSILDTPGVQLLTRR
- a CDS encoding PLDc N-terminal domain-containing protein, with the protein product MNFVAWIPIFAAVLLLTAWCLWHVLTNAPRFIPRWAWILFIVVTMPVGGIIYLLVEVFDAGTVRDDAEGRHPQTE